Proteins encoded within one genomic window of Aquarana catesbeiana isolate 2022-GZ linkage group LG03, ASM4218655v1, whole genome shotgun sequence:
- the SMKR1 gene encoding small lysine-rich protein 1 isoform X2 has translation MPTKSAKSKGSASSKKTKGKKSKKTKKSKEPKPEVDILSPAAMLNAYYISHNAVDCLEFRGFNWPEAPKKKGRKGKKGKKKK, from the coding sequence ccaactaAAAGTGCCAAATCGAAGGGGTCTGCCAGTTCAAAGAAAACAAAGGGAAAGAAGTCAAAGAAAACAAAGAAGAGTAAAGAGCCCAAACCTGAAGTGGACATACTGAGCCCTGCTGCCATGCTGAATGCTTACTATATCTCTCACAATGCTGTGGACTGTTTGGAATTTCGAGGCTTTAATTGGCCTGAAGCTccaaaaaagaaagggagaaaaggaaagaaaggaaagaaaaagaaatag